One Leptospira barantonii genomic window, TGTATTTCTGAAGGTATTCGGTCAACTTGCGGATGATCATGTTCGTGGAAGGATAATTGTTGTTTAGACCTTCTCCACGATACGTTCTATGACTGTTGAGCACTGCGGCCTTCACGTCCGAATCGATTCCGTTTAAATTTCCGATCATAAGATAACTGATGATCGGATGGTTTTTGATGTAATCGAATTCTTCGGGACGAAGATTGGTGTGATTCGGAAGTTTCATTCTCGATTTGCCGATATCTACCATATAAGAAGCGAGCATAACGTTGAATTGTTTCGTCTTTTGAATCTCGTTATCGGTTTTACTGAGGGCCTTCATTCCTCGCAGTTTCATCGCCATCGAAATCACGGTACGTTTGGTCATGATTTCGGAATCCGCTTTGATTCCCGCCTGTCTCATCACTTCGATCACGTTTACAAGTCCGAGTTCCATATCCGAACTCGATTTAAAATCCATGAGGATATCGTCTATGCCCTTCTGAACCATACGGATATGATTGCTATTGAGAGGGTAGTGTTTGAGTTCCTCCAATAGATCCGAAGCTTCTCTGGCAAGAGTAATCGTTAGATCCACGTTGACGAGTTTCGTGAAAGAAACTTCTTTTCCGTGAACGTTGTCGGGTTGTTTCGGTTTAACGAACTTGTCTTTTTCCGAAATGAGAAAATAGATTCCCTGACTTTCGAATTTTTGAAGTCTTGTCACGTCCTCTTCCGAAGCGTCCGATTTTTTATGAATCAAAATCTGCCCGTTCTTGTTGTAAAAATCAACGGGGATCTCGCTCTGACTGATAAAACTTTTGATCACATCCGAGTTGAACTCGAACTTTTCCAAAAGTTCTTTATTTACGGAGCTTACAGAATGTGAATGATTGCTCATATTAGAATTCATATAATAAAATACCGTTATTTGCGTTTCGAAAAGAATCGCGTACCATAGAACTTTCTAGCAATCCTTTCTTGCGATATACGTGATCGGACTGGAAAAAAATTATTTATTAAACGTACATCTTAACTCAAATTCGGTTTGTTTCAAGAAAAACCGCTCAAGAATTTATTTCCAAACGATCGAAATGAAACGTTTCGAATCGTCGTGTTTTTATAGAGCGAGATCGCGTTAAATTCGGAAGGGTTTTTGACGGGATTGAGATTACTTTGTAACAAACGGACGCAAACGAAAGATTCGCACGCGTCCCCTTAAGGAATCAGGCGCTTTCTTTCGGAATTTCTCCGGTTTGTTTGGTCAGCTCTTCGTAAAGACGCGCGTCCATATTCGGGTCGAGAACGTAGACGATCCTTCTCGGGTCCTGATTTTTTTCCAGATTGTAAACGGCCTTTCTACGATCCAGTTTCAAAGAGGTAATATCGAATCCGGAAATTCTCAATTTACCCATGTTGCTGAAATTGGGTCGTATGGTTCCGATTCTTTCCAACATAGGACGAATTTGAGTTCGATACATTTCGCGGATGATACAAACTTCGAAAAAGACTTTCTGATTGGAATCCTGAGTCACAACGATTACGAAGTCCCCTTCTCGGATGAAAGGTTGGTTGTTGCAAAGCGACAATCCGATATGATCGTAAAAATCCCTTAAAGTTTTTTCATTATATGCAAAAAAGCTGTTATTCAAAATCAACTTCATCGCCACTAACGGTTCGAAAGGATCTCTCCATTCCTGTCTCGTGGTCAATGATGCGAATTCTCCCGCGATGGAAATGGCGCCGATGTCTTCCATAGGAAGATTGTTGGTAAGAATATTACGGATTTGTTTTTGAATGTCCGCGACCAAAACGGTTCTCTTAGGATCGTCCTTGTATTTTTCCTTATACACGTTGAGCTTCTGAACGAGAACCTTGGGCTGAGGATAATTGTTATTCATCCCCTCGCCCTTGTGTGGGCGGTGATGATTTAAAACCAAGGTCTTAATCGTATCGTCCAAGTCCGGAAGATTGGCCACCATAAGATAACTGATGATCGGATGGTTTTTGATATACTCGAACTCTTCCGTTTTCAAATCCTTTTGAGAAGGAATTTTCATCTGAGTATAACCCACGTCCGCAAGATAAGAAGACATCATCAGGTTCATCTGATCCAATTTCTTCTGTTCCATATCGACCTTGGTAAACGCCTTCCCGGCCCTTACCTTCATCGCCATCGAGATCACGGTACGTTTCGTCAATATCTCCGAATCCATGGGAACACCGGCGCTACTCATCACTTCGATGATATTCACCAAACCGTTTTCCATATCGGGAGTGGATTTAAAATCTTCTAATATTCCATCGATGGATTTGTTGAGATTTCTTACTTGGCTTCCGTTGAGAGGAAACTTTTTGAGTTCGGCGAGAAAGCTCGAAGCGTCCTTGGCAAGCCCTACGGTTAAGTCCGCGTTGACCAGCTTTGAAAAACTTACGTCCCGGCCGTTTACGCTGTTCGGTCCGGCGCTTTGTTTCCCTCCGGAAATCTTTTCGAATTCCGATTTTAAAAAGTAAATCCCCTGACTTTCGAACTTTAATAATTTGGTGATGTCGTCGCCGTTCGCGTTTTCCTTTTTATGAATCAGGATCTGCCCGTTTCTATTATAGAAATCGACCGGAATAACGCTGTTGATTTTGAAGTGTTGAATGATTTCTTCTGTAAAGTCGAACTTCTGTAAGTCTTTTTGGGCATCCATGAGAATCGTCGTAAATCTGAAATTTATTTTTTGAGTGCGGTAATGCGAACTAACGTAGCTTAAAATAGCCGCTCAAGAATTCCATTCTTAATCCATTAAAAGGCGGGAATAAATCGTTTGCACCGAATATTTTTTATAAGAGACGAAAAAAAATTATTTAACGAATTACTTCCAAGAAGAATTCAAACTAATTTCGAGTATATTCCGGCTCACTCTATCTTCTAAAGAAGTTCCGGAAAAACCGCTACCTTTAACATCGGAAAGTATAAACGTGTCTTGAGCACGATTTCCTGTTCGATCCGTCCGAATTGTAGCTGAATGAATGTTAATTCCGTTTTCTTTAAGAACTCCCGTAACAAAGTAAAGAAGTCCCTTACGGTCCGGGGCCTCGAGCGTGAATTTGGTTTTCGTTCCCATTTCTATGTCGTTGAATTCCAATTTGGAATCCGTACTGAGATGATACGTATTTCTAAGATCGATTTCGCTCGAATGGTGAATGATCTCTTCCAAAGCGGAATCTTCCGTAAACACGGAAGACATAAGAATTCCCAACTTAGAAGCTTTGATCTTGGAATCCGTTTCCTCAGACTTCAGCGTAAAAACGTCGTAACT contains:
- a CDS encoding c-di-GMP phosphodiesterase; the protein is MNSNMSNHSHSVSSVNKELLEKFEFNSDVIKSFISQSEIPVDFYNKNGQILIHKKSDASEEDVTRLQKFESQGIYFLISEKDKFVKPKQPDNVHGKEVSFTKLVNVDLTITLAREASDLLEELKHYPLNSNHIRMVQKGIDDILMDFKSSSDMELGLVNVIEVMRQAGIKADSEIMTKRTVISMAMKLRGMKALSKTDNEIQKTKQFNVMLASYMVDIGKSRMKLPNHTNLRPEEFDYIKNHPIISYLMIGNLNGIDSDVKAAVLNSHRTYRGEGLNNNYPSTNMIIRKLTEYLQKYKDDKTKQILIEDIQKQIHHILSNTYTDEDPGIISISGEFASLSSDQDWRPAYDALTSMKLILNNSFFSYNEKIVRDFFDLMALSLCENRSVLNPGDYIIVVSMDSQRKVHFETCVIKEIYRHQTRPLLERIGTIRPVITNKGKIKIEGYDPHSFRQDKRKAVFDLNNSMDPRRVIYIIDPELEPNLYEKVDQSFRGTAPRSVA
- a CDS encoding c-di-GMP phosphodiesterase, producing the protein MDAQKDLQKFDFTEEIIQHFKINSVIPVDFYNRNGQILIHKKENANGDDITKLLKFESQGIYFLKSEFEKISGGKQSAGPNSVNGRDVSFSKLVNADLTVGLAKDASSFLAELKKFPLNGSQVRNLNKSIDGILEDFKSTPDMENGLVNIIEVMSSAGVPMDSEILTKRTVISMAMKVRAGKAFTKVDMEQKKLDQMNLMMSSYLADVGYTQMKIPSQKDLKTEEFEYIKNHPIISYLMVANLPDLDDTIKTLVLNHHRPHKGEGMNNNYPQPKVLVQKLNVYKEKYKDDPKRTVLVADIQKQIRNILTNNLPMEDIGAISIAGEFASLTTRQEWRDPFEPLVAMKLILNNSFFAYNEKTLRDFYDHIGLSLCNNQPFIREGDFVIVVTQDSNQKVFFEVCIIREMYRTQIRPMLERIGTIRPNFSNMGKLRISGFDITSLKLDRRKAVYNLEKNQDPRRIVYVLDPNMDARLYEELTKQTGEIPKESA
- a CDS encoding ACT domain-containing protein translates to MIQFHYKENDGLYTVTLKTSETAPGTLHKMVKAMFFMGWEIVSGDIETIQENGQFFSYDVFTLKSEETDSKIKASKLGILMSSVFTEDSALEEIIHHSSEIDLRNTYHLSTDSKLEFNDIEMGTKTKFTLEAPDRKGLLYFVTGVLKENGINIHSATIRTDRTGNRAQDTFILSDVKGSGFSGTSLEDRVSRNILEISLNSSWK